From Acidobacteriota bacterium:
ACTGAGCAAGTGTGCGCCAACGGAGGGATGTTCTCTTTAGCGGCGGTCCTGTGCCGGAGCTTTTGACTTTGCATTGCGGCCTCAATTATATTCACTCATTAATCTCATGCTCTTGATGACAACCGACTTTCTCATGGCCTTCCCGGAGAAATAAGACCCCATTATGAAGATCGCGGTACTTGGACTTGGATATGTAGGTTGCGTGACGGGTGCGTGTCTTGCCCAGATGGGGCACATCGTACTCGGCGTCGATGTCTCTGAGGCAAAAGTGCGTTTACTCAATTCCGGCCAACCGCCCGTGCTGGAGCAGGGACTGGACGTCCTGGTCGGGAAAATGGTGGCGGAAGGCAGGCTTCGAGCGACCCTCGACCCCTCAGAGGCGCTCGATCGGGCTGATCTTTCGCTGGTGGCTGTGGGTACGCCTTCACGTGGGGATGGCAGCGCCAATCTGGATCATGTTGTATCTGCGCTTGAAGATATCGGGCGCTCACTGCGTAGCGTAAAGAAGTTTCATGTGGTTGCAATCCGGAGCACCGTGCCGCCCGGGACCACCGAAAACCTGGTGATCCCCACACTTGAGAAAGTGAGCAAAAGGCGCGCAGGGCTTGATTTCGGAGTCAGCTTCCATCCCGAATTCCTTCGTGAAGGCTCCTCGATTTACGACTTTTTCAACCCGCCCAAAACGGTTCTTGGCACGAGTGATACCAGAACTGCCCGGCGCCTGGTCCGGATGTGGAAGCCTGTCAAAGCTCCCGTTTTTCTGACCTCATTCAAGGCTGCTGAAATTTTGAAATATGCTGACAACAGCTTTCACGCGCTGAAGGTCTCTTTTGCGAACGAAATCGGTTCGCTGTGCAGACGGCTTGATGTCGGGAGTGAAGAAGTCATGCGAATATTCGTCCAGGATACCAAGCTCAATATTTCGCCCTTATATCTCAGGCCTGGTTTTGCATTTGGCGGTCCCTGCCTGCCCAAAGATGTCAGGGCGCTCGGAAGGCTTGCCCGCAAGAACGGATTAAACCTTCCCCTGATAGAAAACATCCTTCCAAGCAACGCCTGCCATTTAGACAGGGCCGTGGACCTGGTGCTTTCCACAAAGAGGCAAAGGATCGGAGTTCTTGGCCTGGTATTCAAATCGGATACTGATGACCTTCGCGAGAGCCCAGCCTGTGAATTGGTGAAGAGGTTGATCGCCGCCCACAAACGGGTAAGAGTTTATGACCCGCGTGTAAGGCTTGACCGATTGTTGGGCGCCAACCAGGCCTTTATCGGCAAAGAACTTCCGTTGCTTCCGCGGCTGATGACGCCATCCTGCGCAGAACTCACAAAAGCCAGCGACGTCATCGTTCTTGCCGGGAGCCATCCCGAATTCGAACTTGCGGTTAAGGGCCTTAAAAAAGGCACAATTCTGATTGATCTCGTGGGGCTAAAGCTTGACCTGGGACGTTCCGGCATTGTCAGAAAGCGACTGACATAAAATTCACTTTGAGGGTGCAACATCTGCGCCTGGCGCGCCCTGGACATTCGGGACAAAGGTTATCCGTCCCGCCCTTGGTCCATTCCCGCTTGAAAATGCCACGCCAGCGGCAGGGTTGCATTCAAAGCAGTAACCGGAGCACAATACTTGTTCTTAGCATAAATCGGCAAGCGGCCCTGTGCACGCTGAGTTGCTGCCATGCGCGGCTGAGTGCGCAAACAATGGGAAGCTCCCCACGTGCACGAAAGGTAACCCGGAGAAAAGATGGCAATGAAGTTGGGAATTGTTGGTTTCGGAGTTGTAGGGAAAGCTTTGGCGAAAGTTTTCCGCTTTGAGCGTGGAAATTCGAACCTGGTGATTTACGATAAATTTGTCAGAGGGATGAACACCCCCAGGCGGCGAGATGCATTACAGCAGTGCGACCTTGTTTTCATAGCCGTTCCCACTCCTGAAGGTGCGGATGGAAGGTGCGATCTGTCGGCGATCGAAGAAGTGGTTTCCTGGGTAGCGCCGGTCATGTGCGTCAAGTCCACAGTTCCACCTGGAACGGTCGACCGGCTCGCGGAGCAGACCGGAAAGGCGATCTGCTTCAGTCCGGAATATGTTGGTGAAACCACCTGGCATCCCCTGAAGGGAATCGAGAGCCACGGATTCATCATTGTTGGAGGAGATCAGTCCGCCCGTCAGTTGGTTGTCCAGGCATACCAGCAATTCCTGGGGCCGCTGCCGCACTATTACATTACTGATGCCAAAACTGCCGAGCTCTGCAAATATATGGAAAATGCATTCCTCGCCACCAAGGTTGCCTTTGTCAACCAGTTCTACGATATCGCGCAGGGCCTGGGGGTGGATTTTAATGAGTTGCGTGAGCTCTGGCTTGCCGATGATCGCATTGGAAGGTCACACACCGTTGTTACCGCAGAGCGAGGCTACCGGGGACGTTGTCTTCCCAAGGACATGGCCTCCATCATCCAAGTCGCCCGGCAGGCCGGTGGTGCGCCGCTGCTTGAAGCCGTTGACCGTTTCAACGATGAGGTCTGTCGCAAAGCAGATGAAGCCGATAATGCCGCGAGGCGTATGGCCAAAAAGAAGAAAGCCCGCTGATAGCTGGTTCATGCCTTCAGAATTTCACGGGCCGAGTGAATGATGTAACGAAGGTCCCGTTCCTTCACACCCGGGTGGACTGGCAGGGATAGAACGGTTTTCGCCAGGCGCGAGGAAATAGGAAAGTCCCGGTCGAGTCCATAACCACGAAATACAGGCTGGCCGTGCAGGGGGAGCGGATAGTGAACGGCTGTCTGGATGCCGCGAAGACTCAGCGCTTTTGCCAATTCATCTCTTGAGGTCCCTGCCTGCCTGGAATCGATGCAAATTGTAAACAAGCTGAATGCATGGCTTGTGCCAGAAACGAATTCCGGCATTTGGAGCCCTGGGATTCCGCTGAGCCCTTTCGCAAGGATCCTGGCATTTCTGTGCCGTGCTCGAACCGCTTTCGGGAGCCTGGCCAATTGGCGGAGGCCTATAGCGGAAGCGATGTCTGTGGTGCGGAAATTGAAACCAAGCCGGACATGCCGGTAACGGCTCACCTCTCCGTGTGAACGGAGCAGGCGTAATTCAGAAGCAAGGGAGCTATTGGACGTCGTTATCATTCCGCCCTCCCCCGTGGTCATATTTTTTGTTGGATAGAACGAATAGCATACAGCATCCGGGAACGATCCCACATCCCGCCCGCCGAATTGTGCTCCGTGAGCCTGGGCGGCATCCCAGATGACTTTTAGCCGATGCCGGCGGGCCAGTCGCGCCAGTCCGCTGATGTCAGCAGGTTGGCCGTAAAGATGGACCGGAATCAATGCCCGCGTTCGCGGAGTGATCCGGCGTTCAACTTCGGCCGCATCAAGTGTAAAGGTTTTTGGGTTGACGTCGGCAAAAACCGGCTTTGCGCCCACCGCCGCTACCATGGCTGCGGTTGCAACGAAAGTAAAATCCGGAACAATGACTTCGTCGCCCGGACGCAGGAGCGCGTAGCAGACGAGATAGAGCGCCGCTGTCCCGGATGCGACCGCGACGGCGTGGGGAGATCCAACGCTGGCGGCGAAAGAAGTTTCAAATTCTTTGGTGATTTTCCCCGCCCGGAGATTTCCGCTCTTCAGGACCTGCTCGACCGCCCGGATTTCACTTCGGTCGAGCGATACTTGCGCAATTGGAATAGTTCGAATAGGGTTTCCTCCTCTTCCCGGTTCAAGAACTGGAGGCAAGGATTGCCGGTACAATATGGAATGCTTCCGTGATGGCATCGTCCATGCTGGAATAGTGCCAGGCGCCGAAGCGGCCGATCGACCAAATTCCCCGGGTTTGCAGATAATGCAGGAGTCGCCGAACCCGATCGCGCCGCTCCAAATCGTGCACGGGATAGGCATAAGGGAAAAAATTTCGCGCAACGCGCACTATGTCCGCTGGCTTTTCAATCCACCCAAGTTTCAACAGGCACGAACGAACCTGCTGCTCCAGGCCTTCCTCTTCGCCCGGTTTGGGATTAGAAATCTCGGCAGCAATCAACCCAGTGCCCGGGGGCGCCAGTCCGGCGGAAATGTTGGAAGGAAAAACCAGGCGAAAAAACGGGAACTCGTCCTCTGGAAAGTAAACCCAATGGAAAGGTCGTGGGAGAGGCCGCCTGAGGCAGTACGTCAGGTTTAATAACGAAGTCCATCGTAGTCCCGAAACCTCCTGCTTCACCGGTTCCGGAATCCCTTTAGCTCTCTGGACGAGACTGGGCAGCGGAATTGTTGAAATCAGCCGGTCGTAGCTCACGCGGCCTCCGCTGTGGAACAGGACCGCGCGATTATCCAGGTCAATCTCAGCAGCCTCTTGATTCAGGTATACGTCTGTAAGCCGCGAATGGAAAGCCTCGCAGACGGTCTGGATACCTCCGCGCGCCGGATAAAAGAACCACGGGTTGTAGCCGACTTCGTGATGGTTACGACTCGAAAGCACGTTGCTGATGACCTGCCGCAATTGTGTTTGCGGCACGAACGGCTTAATCCAGTCCAGGCTCAACCTTGTCGGTTCGACCCCCCAGAGTTTCCGGTTATAAGGCCGCATGAATTGCCGCGCGATGCCGCCGCCAAAATTTTGCTCCACCCATTCGTCAAAGTTCGCTGGTTCATGGGCGCTGCCAAAAGTGCGCTTCGCCCACGTTTTGAGATAGCCGCTCAGACAGTCTATTTTGGCTCCGGATGGCAGGGCATTCAGGTGTGTCTGAAAGGGATAGGGCACATAGCTTCGCTGAAAGTATATCCAGGCGCTACGCTCCTGGCGGACAAGTTCCTCGCCCACGATGTTTTGGACCAGACTCTTTGTTTCTTCGGAACGGAAGTGCAGCACGTGCGAGACAGCGTCGAACTGATATCCATCAATCTTCTGTGTCCGACACAGACCGCCGACTGCAGGGGCCTGCTCGTAAAGGCTGTAGCTGCCCGGAGAGATCTG
This genomic window contains:
- a CDS encoding nucleotide sugar dehydrogenase; the protein is MKIAVLGLGYVGCVTGACLAQMGHIVLGVDVSEAKVRLLNSGQPPVLEQGLDVLVGKMVAEGRLRATLDPSEALDRADLSLVAVGTPSRGDGSANLDHVVSALEDIGRSLRSVKKFHVVAIRSTVPPGTTENLVIPTLEKVSKRRAGLDFGVSFHPEFLREGSSIYDFFNPPKTVLGTSDTRTARRLVRMWKPVKAPVFLTSFKAAEILKYADNSFHALKVSFANEIGSLCRRLDVGSEEVMRIFVQDTKLNISPLYLRPGFAFGGPCLPKDVRALGRLARKNGLNLPLIENILPSNACHLDRAVDLVLSTKRQRIGVLGLVFKSDTDDLRESPACELVKRLIAAHKRVRVYDPRVRLDRLLGANQAFIGKELPLLPRLMTPSCAELTKASDVIVLAGSHPEFELAVKGLKKGTILIDLVGLKLDLGRSGIVRKRLT
- a CDS encoding DegT/DnrJ/EryC1/StrS family aminotransferase, whose protein sequence is MPSRKHSILYRQSLPPVLEPGRGGNPIRTIPIAQVSLDRSEIRAVEQVLKSGNLRAGKITKEFETSFAASVGSPHAVAVASGTAALYLVCYALLRPGDEVIVPDFTFVATAAMVAAVGAKPVFADVNPKTFTLDAAEVERRITPRTRALIPVHLYGQPADISGLARLARRHRLKVIWDAAQAHGAQFGGRDVGSFPDAVCYSFYPTKNMTTGEGGMITTSNSSLASELRLLRSHGEVSRYRHVRLGFNFRTTDIASAIGLRQLARLPKAVRARHRNARILAKGLSGIPGLQMPEFVSGTSHAFSLFTICIDSRQAGTSRDELAKALSLRGIQTAVHYPLPLHGQPVFRGYGLDRDFPISSRLAKTVLSLPVHPGVKERDLRYIIHSAREILKA